A single genomic interval of Candidatus Jordarchaeales archaeon harbors:
- a CDS encoding PadR family transcriptional regulator, translated as MVGVHHHEFRRWLRHMAAVPKGYLKMSILQLLSEKPMSGAEIMEEIYRRSGGVWKPSPGSVYPLLAWLQDNGYIKEVQRILGNGSKRYTLTDKGKQMLEELRKQECKCFRRGPPLLSWMLSPWIQAASSTLSKIIGEAYLLFEELQSLGEEYSGVVSEVEDVLRRAVDEIREILRRAKEGKSEGEAGAPFKWSPPR; from the coding sequence GTGGTCGGAGTGCACCACCACGAGTTTAGAAGATGGCTGAGGCACATGGCAGCGGTACCCAAAGGCTACCTCAAAATGAGCATCCTACAGCTCTTGTCAGAGAAGCCCATGTCGGGGGCAGAAATAATGGAGGAGATTTACAGGAGGAGCGGCGGCGTATGGAAGCCTAGCCCGGGATCAGTCTATCCCCTCCTGGCTTGGTTGCAGGACAACGGCTACATAAAGGAGGTTCAAAGGATACTCGGAAACGGGTCGAAGAGGTACACGCTGACGGACAAGGGAAAGCAGATGCTAGAGGAGCTTAGGAAGCAGGAGTGTAAATGTTTCAGGCGTGGGCCTCCGTTACTTTCCTGGATGCTTTCCCCGTGGATTCAGGCTGCTTCGTCCACCCTTAGCAAGATCATTGGAGAGGCGTACCTCCTCTTTGAAGAGCTGCAAAGCCTGGGCGAGGAGTATTCGGGTGTAGTAAGTGAGGTTGAAGATGTGCTGAGAAGGGCAGTGGACGAGATAAGGGAGATCCTTAGGCGGGCGAAGGAGGGGAAGAGTGAGGGTGAGGCTGGTGCGCCGTTCAAGTGGAGTCCTCCGCGGTAA
- a CDS encoding DUF362 domain-containing protein produces the protein MSVIYVRRESGEVRRDVEALLENVGVSVSGRVVLKPNLINCEPPPTTTPVDIVEALADFFISEGCEVVVAEGSGWEDTWRAYKVLGYARLAERGVKLVDLNLDSYEVVEDESAMVLKKFELPSTLKGAYVVSVPVLKEHSITGVSLSLKNMLGATLGERGRVSKKGRFHRLGIDESIVDINAYIKPRLAVIDGRVAGVGGELGSKPKKVGVIIASEDLVAADAYASTLLGCNPLKIRHLVLAWKRGLGNINLEEVEIVEV, from the coding sequence GTGAGCGTCATCTATGTAAGGAGGGAGAGCGGGGAGGTTCGGAGGGATGTTGAGGCCCTGCTTGAAAACGTAGGCGTCTCTGTTTCCGGCAGAGTTGTCTTGAAGCCCAACCTGATAAACTGTGAGCCGCCTCCGACAACTACGCCGGTGGATATCGTTGAGGCGTTAGCAGATTTCTTCATAAGTGAGGGGTGCGAGGTTGTTGTGGCCGAGGGGTCGGGGTGGGAGGACACGTGGAGGGCGTACAAGGTTTTGGGGTATGCGAGGCTTGCCGAGAGGGGGGTTAAACTGGTGGACTTAAACTTGGATTCCTATGAGGTTGTCGAGGACGAGTCGGCCATGGTGTTGAAGAAGTTTGAGCTTCCATCGACGCTTAAAGGTGCATACGTCGTATCGGTTCCAGTCCTTAAAGAGCACTCGATAACAGGGGTTAGCTTGTCGCTGAAAAACATGCTTGGGGCAACGCTTGGCGAGAGGGGGAGGGTTTCGAAGAAGGGGCGCTTCCATAGGCTGGGTATAGACGAGAGCATAGTGGACATAAACGCCTACATTAAGCCAAGGCTCGCGGTGATAGATGGCAGGGTGGCTGGTGTGGGGGGTGAGCTGGGATCAAAGCCTAAGAAGGTTGGAGTCATCATAGCTTCCGAAGACCTTGTTGCAGCCGACGCCTACGCGTCCACGCTCCTAGGATGCAACCCCCTCAAAATAAGGCACCTAGTGCTAGCGTGGAAGAGGGGGCTTGGTAACATCAACCTCGAAGAAGTCGAAATAGTGGAAGTTTAG
- a CDS encoding thioredoxin domain-containing protein, which yields MSVLDVDYINWGSEVLKSELLTVVDFWHERCGWCLMLDPVINELAKEYKGKVKFVKLNVLQSPGNRRLALNYGIMGTPTLVFFCAGRIVGQVVGFMPKENLKRIIDDMLQRHKECIEKSTPLEI from the coding sequence TTGTCTGTTTTAGACGTAGATTACATTAACTGGGGTAGCGAGGTTTTGAAGTCTGAGTTGCTTACCGTTGTGGATTTCTGGCATGAGCGCTGTGGATGGTGCCTTATGCTTGACCCTGTGATAAACGAGCTTGCAAAAGAGTACAAGGGGAAGGTGAAGTTTGTTAAGCTTAACGTGCTTCAGAGCCCGGGGAACAGGAGACTGGCCCTAAACTACGGTATTATGGGCACACCAACCCTCGTCTTCTTCTGTGCTGGAAGAATCGTAGGTCAAGTTGTGGGCTTCATGCCGAAGGAAAACCTGAAGAGGATCATCGACGACATGCTCCAAAGACATAAGGAGTGCATAGAGAAAAGCACACCCCTAGAAATATAG
- a CDS encoding flavodoxin family protein, translating into MKILAIVGSPHKDWGCTYRLTKRMLDECASLGAETEIVLLQDYKVNYCKGCGRCLVEGECPQKDDVKLIQGKMMSADGIVMASPVYFLHVTGLMKNFIDRCLPMGHRPSLHGKYAAAISVYLGVGDVEAVARYMLMLLAFQGAYPVGTVTALARNIIDVSEEDLDKAARLGREMVQAIREKKTFDWEAFVAKSKDFQALKKLIYEGRDFFKKDYEYWKEKGWL; encoded by the coding sequence ATGAAGATTTTGGCCATAGTTGGCAGCCCTCATAAAGATTGGGGTTGCACTTATAGGCTTACGAAGCGGATGCTTGACGAGTGCGCGTCCCTAGGAGCCGAAACAGAGATAGTCTTGTTGCAGGACTACAAGGTCAACTACTGTAAGGGGTGTGGGCGCTGCCTGGTTGAGGGAGAATGCCCCCAGAAGGACGACGTGAAACTCATTCAGGGTAAGATGATGAGTGCTGACGGAATAGTGATGGCTAGCCCCGTCTACTTTCTCCACGTAACCGGGCTTATGAAAAACTTCATCGATAGGTGTCTTCCCATGGGCCACAGGCCTAGCTTGCATGGGAAGTACGCGGCGGCCATATCCGTTTACCTCGGCGTCGGGGACGTGGAGGCTGTTGCGCGCTACATGCTCATGTTGCTCGCGTTTCAGGGGGCGTACCCGGTCGGCACCGTTACCGCTCTGGCGCGAAACATCATAGACGTCTCAGAAGAAGACCTCGATAAAGCTGCTAGGTTAGGCAGGGAGATGGTTCAGGCTATAAGGGAGAAGAAGACGTTTGACTGGGAGGCTTTCGTGGCGAAGTCGAAGGACTTCCAAGCGCTAAAGAAGCTCATATACGAGGGGAGAGACTTTTTCAAAAAGGACTACGAGTACTGGAAGGAGAAGGGTTGGCTTTAA
- a CDS encoding amidohydrolase family protein, with protein MEGVIIDFHVHPYFNHGDGKSFNWRDYWSLEFTYRSLKHLGMKTGVRGLCRYFEERMRRRRVKKCVVSTFYTHLNCVVKAMVELRPDLFVGFCNVDPREENAGRSLVRLIRLEGFRGLKLHPLHQKFRPQDALNVWEAASKLRIPVLVHAGKIWKSDPDYADPSHFHEVLDRYQGFTLILAHMGGNYVRESVELARRFDNVFMDTSGASARRIMYSLERLGAERILYGSDSPFIPMGDPLPEIEKVKSLPISEREKEMILGENAMRILEVHL; from the coding sequence GTGGAGGGAGTTATCATAGATTTCCACGTTCACCCTTACTTCAACCACGGTGACGGGAAAAGTTTTAACTGGAGGGATTACTGGTCGCTGGAGTTCACTTACCGCTCTCTCAAACACCTTGGGATGAAAACCGGGGTGAGAGGGCTTTGCAGGTACTTCGAGGAGCGCATGAGAAGGAGGAGGGTGAAAAAGTGTGTTGTGTCAACGTTTTACACTCACCTTAACTGCGTCGTGAAAGCAATGGTGGAGCTTCGACCAGACCTCTTCGTAGGGTTCTGCAACGTTGATCCCAGGGAGGAAAACGCTGGAAGAAGCCTTGTGAGGCTTATCAGGCTGGAGGGGTTTAGGGGGTTGAAGCTTCACCCGCTCCACCAGAAGTTCCGCCCGCAGGACGCGCTGAACGTGTGGGAAGCCGCCTCAAAGCTCAGGATCCCGGTGCTCGTCCACGCGGGGAAAATATGGAAGAGCGACCCAGACTACGCTGACCCATCCCACTTCCACGAGGTCCTCGACAGGTACCAGGGGTTCACGCTAATCTTGGCTCACATGGGGGGAAACTACGTGAGGGAGAGCGTTGAGCTCGCAAGGAGGTTTGACAACGTCTTCATGGATACCTCGGGTGCTTCAGCCAGGAGGATAATGTACAGCCTGGAGAGGCTTGGAGCCGAAAGGATACTTTACGGAAGCGACTCACCATTCATACCTATGGGAGACCCGTTGCCAGAAATAGAGAAGGTCAAGAGCCTACCGATAAGTGAACGCGAAAAGGAGATGATCCTAGGAGAGAACGCCATGAGGATACTCGAAGTACACCTCTAA
- a CDS encoding peptidase U32 family protein: protein MEERWFMRPKILAPAGEWKSFLAAVECGADVVYLGGKSFNARQYAENFTMEEIKEAVRYAHTRGVEVYVTVNTLVFDEELGEVAHHLEELHRAGADAIIFQDLAVLEMGKRLQGLKLIASTQTTTHNAEAAKFLEKLGAHGVILARELSLGEIRKIRSTTDMWLEVFVHGALCFSYSGACLMSSIIGGRSGNRGRCAQPCRKRYKLIDQSGRVLAEGHLLSTKDLCLVNRLRDLVDAGVNGLKIEGRMRRPEYVAVVVDVYKRALERALKGKAPERGAVERLMSVFNRGFTEGYLDGNPGRELMNYERPDNVGVEVGVVTGLKKGVLKVRLSRELRVGDGLEIVGEWGKTGFIVSEILTKHGRVERAEAGETVSMPFDGEAHVGCKVYRTRDSQVVSWVERILEKAGCKMAGSAGRTTQWCSNQSLRSPHAPGGTDGKDARLLTAHWDTGKGPLAFPHTPDRFPDASTSSGQLKLSVRVDCLELLKLAVDYGADRVVIGGDYFKPRSPLSFEELGEGRDYCRDHGAEFMLSTPRITRNSDVASISSSLKDLAALKPDGVIAGNYGTLNLLLEASVAPVYADYFLNITNSVSLSVLRRLGIRGVTLSPELTLKQISSMRKGGVEVECLAHGLLELMVSEHCTARSVFHPEGRCDRPCFKLSLFIEDERGFRFPLAFDQNCRMHVLNSRDLCMIDALGKLAEAGINVVRLDCRARSSSYVEEVVRAYRSALDGEDPSPLKERLRKLSPLTRGHFFRGVA from the coding sequence TTGGAGGAACGGTGGTTCATGCGGCCAAAGATCCTAGCTCCGGCAGGCGAGTGGAAGTCTTTCCTTGCAGCGGTGGAGTGTGGAGCGGACGTGGTCTACCTTGGTGGAAAGTCTTTCAATGCAAGGCAGTACGCTGAAAACTTCACAATGGAAGAGATAAAGGAGGCCGTAAGGTACGCTCATACACGCGGTGTCGAAGTCTACGTCACTGTTAACACGCTGGTATTCGACGAGGAACTCGGCGAGGTCGCCCACCACCTTGAAGAGCTTCACAGGGCAGGAGCGGACGCCATCATATTCCAGGATCTAGCAGTGTTAGAGATGGGAAAACGCTTGCAGGGACTGAAGCTGATAGCGAGCACGCAGACAACAACCCACAACGCTGAGGCCGCCAAGTTTCTTGAAAAGCTTGGAGCGCACGGGGTCATACTTGCACGGGAGCTTTCGCTGGGGGAGATCCGGAAAATTAGGTCGACTACGGACATGTGGCTGGAAGTGTTCGTCCACGGAGCCCTATGCTTCTCCTATTCAGGAGCCTGCCTCATGAGCAGCATAATAGGGGGGAGGAGTGGGAACAGGGGTAGGTGCGCTCAGCCGTGCCGCAAGCGCTACAAGCTAATCGATCAGTCGGGGAGGGTGCTCGCTGAAGGCCACCTGCTCAGCACTAAGGATCTGTGCCTAGTCAACCGTTTGCGCGACCTCGTGGACGCGGGCGTTAACGGCCTCAAGATAGAGGGTAGGATGAGGCGACCGGAGTACGTTGCGGTCGTTGTTGACGTTTACAAGCGTGCACTGGAGAGGGCTCTCAAGGGCAAGGCACCTGAGAGAGGAGCCGTGGAGAGGCTTATGTCGGTTTTCAACAGGGGGTTCACCGAGGGCTACCTGGACGGCAACCCTGGAAGAGAGCTGATGAACTACGAGAGACCAGACAACGTGGGCGTCGAGGTTGGCGTGGTTACAGGTCTCAAGAAGGGTGTCTTGAAAGTGCGCCTCTCAAGGGAGCTACGTGTCGGGGATGGCTTAGAAATAGTCGGGGAATGGGGGAAGACGGGCTTCATCGTGAGCGAAATACTCACCAAGCATGGGCGGGTCGAGCGCGCGGAGGCGGGCGAGACCGTAAGTATGCCGTTCGACGGGGAGGCACACGTAGGCTGTAAAGTTTACAGGACACGTGACTCCCAAGTAGTCAGCTGGGTCGAGCGCATTCTAGAGAAAGCTGGCTGTAAAATGGCTGGCTCCGCCGGTCGTACAACACAATGGTGCTCCAACCAATCCCTAAGAAGCCCCCATGCTCCGGGGGGCACCGACGGTAAAGATGCTCGGCTCCTCACAGCTCACTGGGACACTGGGAAAGGACCCCTTGCCTTCCCCCACACCCCCGACCGGTTTCCAGACGCATCCACAAGCAGCGGTCAGCTTAAACTATCCGTGCGTGTCGACTGCCTAGAGCTGCTCAAACTAGCTGTCGACTACGGAGCGGACCGCGTCGTCATAGGAGGAGACTACTTCAAGCCCCGCTCCCCCTTGAGTTTTGAAGAGCTCGGCGAGGGCAGGGATTACTGCAGGGATCACGGTGCTGAGTTTATGCTATCCACTCCGAGAATAACGCGGAACAGCGATGTCGCCTCAATTTCGTCCTCCCTAAAGGATTTAGCGGCGCTTAAGCCCGACGGTGTAATCGCAGGCAACTACGGCACACTTAACTTGTTACTTGAAGCGTCGGTCGCCCCCGTATATGCGGACTACTTCCTAAACATAACGAACTCCGTCTCCTTAAGCGTGCTTAGACGCTTGGGGATTAGAGGGGTTACGCTAAGCCCGGAACTCACACTCAAGCAGATCTCGTCGATGCGCAAGGGGGGCGTGGAGGTTGAATGCCTCGCCCACGGGTTGCTGGAGCTTATGGTCTCAGAGCACTGCACCGCTAGGAGCGTCTTTCACCCTGAAGGGAGGTGCGATAGGCCATGCTTCAAGCTATCTCTGTTCATTGAGGACGAAAGGGGGTTCCGCTTCCCCTTAGCATTCGACCAAAACTGCAGAATGCACGTCCTCAACTCAAGAGACCTTTGCATGATAGACGCCCTTGGAAAGCTGGCTGAAGCAGGCATTAACGTCGTTAGATTGGACTGCCGAGCAAGGAGTTCAAGCTACGTAGAAGAAGTCGTTAGAGCGTACCGGTCCGCCTTAGACGGCGAGGATCCGTCACCACTCAAGGAAAGGCTGAGGAAGCTATCCCCCCTCACAAGAGGGCACTTCTTCAGAGGTGTCGCCTAA
- a CDS encoding glycoside hydrolase family 1 protein has product MSDGLFFPRGFLWGCAVSAHQVEGNNTNNNWWKWEQEGHTLDKSGKACDHYNRYEEDFDIAASLKLNVFRTSIEWSRIEPKPGTINMREVEHYRNVLLALLRRGMKPMITLHHFTNPLWFEEQGGWLNPKSPEFFESFVRKVVENLGDLIPFYNTINEPMIVATMGYLFGIFPPGEKSLEKCLTVARNLALAHGRAYVAIHETCKEMGYPKPQVALVKQMPFFEPRDPSSKEDVEEARKRDWFFNGCFLDAISIGVFQPPLGNGEEYDFLRSSYDFMGVNYYSRTLCTPRGEFFPLPFIEVPEGAEVSDYGWEVYPRGLREVILSLKKYGKPVVVTENGIATRSEEQRCRYIVRHLKAVHEAISMGADVKGYIYWSLLDNFEWVIGYQMKFGLVEVDFETLERRPRPSASLYREIVEANALLPKHLERYG; this is encoded by the coding sequence TTGAGTGACGGCCTCTTTTTCCCTAGGGGTTTTCTTTGGGGTTGTGCTGTCTCGGCGCACCAAGTTGAGGGAAACAACACAAACAACAACTGGTGGAAATGGGAACAAGAAGGACACACACTAGACAAATCAGGAAAAGCATGCGACCACTACAACAGATACGAAGAAGACTTCGACATAGCCGCGTCACTAAAGCTAAACGTTTTCAGAACGTCAATAGAGTGGAGTAGGATAGAGCCTAAGCCTGGAACTATAAACATGAGGGAGGTTGAGCATTACCGTAACGTCTTACTCGCGCTGCTGAGGCGTGGAATGAAGCCTATGATAACCTTGCACCACTTCACCAACCCCTTATGGTTTGAGGAGCAGGGGGGTTGGCTCAACCCAAAGAGCCCTGAATTTTTCGAGTCCTTCGTGAGGAAAGTTGTGGAAAACTTGGGAGACCTGATACCCTTCTACAACACGATAAATGAGCCCATGATCGTCGCCACGATGGGCTACCTCTTCGGCATATTCCCTCCAGGTGAGAAAAGCCTAGAGAAATGCTTGACTGTGGCTAGAAACCTCGCGCTTGCCCACGGGAGGGCGTACGTGGCAATCCACGAGACCTGCAAGGAGATGGGTTACCCGAAGCCGCAGGTGGCGCTGGTGAAGCAGATGCCGTTCTTTGAGCCACGCGACCCCTCTTCGAAGGAAGACGTTGAAGAGGCTAGGAAGAGAGACTGGTTCTTCAACGGGTGCTTCCTCGACGCAATAAGTATCGGAGTTTTTCAACCGCCGCTCGGAAACGGGGAGGAATACGATTTCCTCAGATCGTCGTACGACTTCATGGGAGTAAACTATTACAGTAGGACTCTCTGCACGCCTCGAGGAGAGTTTTTCCCTCTCCCCTTCATAGAGGTCCCTGAGGGGGCGGAGGTCTCAGACTACGGGTGGGAGGTCTACCCGAGAGGTTTGAGAGAGGTCATCCTTTCGCTCAAAAAGTACGGTAAGCCGGTTGTGGTGACGGAAAACGGCATAGCGACGAGAAGCGAGGAGCAAAGGTGCAGGTATATCGTGAGGCACTTAAAGGCAGTCCACGAAGCTATATCGATGGGAGCAGACGTCAAAGGCTACATTTACTGGTCCCTACTAGACAACTTCGAATGGGTGATCGGCTACCAGATGAAGTTCGGCTTAGTTGAAGTCGACTTCGAAACCCTAGAGAGGCGCCCCAGGCCAAGCGCCAGCCTCTACAGAGAAATAGTCGAGGCGAACGCCCTACTACCCAAACACCTGGAACGCTACGGATGA
- a CDS encoding DUF2284 domain-containing protein: MGIEEDLEELSSLAVRLGATRAKPITVDLIVVDERVQLKCRFPPCPFYGRNKMCPPFTPTAEEFRKYLARYKYALIVQLDVPLTDDIKNYVQTGVRLEELLSDSAFREALRKRGLQAWKSLNAIVSGVERESFKRGYRFAVGFNAGSCPLCEECDVSAPCKHPFEARPSMEAVGIDVQKTVDNAGLHIAWGTRDVVTLTGLILID, encoded by the coding sequence TTGGGCATCGAGGAAGACCTAGAGGAGCTTTCAAGCCTCGCCGTAAGGCTTGGGGCAACCAGAGCTAAACCAATAACCGTAGACCTAATCGTAGTCGACGAGCGCGTCCAGTTGAAGTGCAGATTTCCACCCTGCCCATTTTACGGGAGAAACAAGATGTGCCCCCCATTTACGCCCACCGCCGAGGAGTTCAGGAAGTACCTTGCAAGGTACAAGTATGCGTTAATAGTCCAGCTGGACGTCCCCCTAACAGACGACATCAAAAACTACGTGCAGACAGGTGTGAGGCTGGAGGAGCTCTTATCAGACAGTGCTTTTCGTGAAGCCCTGAGGAAGAGAGGGCTGCAAGCCTGGAAGTCGCTGAACGCCATAGTCTCCGGCGTCGAAAGGGAGTCCTTTAAGAGAGGCTACAGGTTTGCGGTCGGATTCAACGCTGGCTCGTGCCCGCTCTGCGAAGAGTGCGATGTGAGTGCTCCATGCAAGCACCCGTTCGAGGCCCGGCCGAGCATGGAAGCCGTAGGTATAGACGTCCAAAAAACCGTGGATAATGCCGGCTTACACATTGCGTGGGGTACCCGTGACGTCGTCACGCTAACAGGCCTGATCCTAATAGACTAG
- a CDS encoding long-chain fatty acid--CoA ligase, producing the protein MSKENSLGWGFAVRGKVEVSVVKGFPSTMMDDYQLNVIKVLENAAKIYGKKEVVSRRVSDGSIFRYTYKDAWERVQRAANFLVNELEVKPGDRVGVIGWNTHRFFELYYAVPGIGAVVHEINLRLSPDDLVYIINHAGDKVLFLDDGLVRLLVEGIKDRLETVEKFVVMSDSKEVETSLKPAYNYEALMDSAKPSFKFPVIDERSGAAMCYTTGTTGRPKGVVYSHRALILHSIVAGLPSTINVSEKDAMLVLVPMFHVNAWGMPYGAPAVGAKLIFPAQFYAPDMILELIEKEKATIAASVPTIWIMVVDYLKKTGKKVDLTGLKVVFGGSEPPLALMKALAEMGATVQHAWGMTETTPLGTANIIKSYLEETLSEEERWKLMTKQGLAAPLLEIKIVDEAGNELPWDGKTPGELLIRGPWVTKSYYNDERSKDALLDGWFRTGDIATIDPEGYVKIVDRAKDLIKSGGEWISSVDLENAIMAHPGVKEAAVIAVKHPKWQERPLAVVVPRDEYKGKLTKEEIIEFIRPKFAKWWLPDDVIFVNEIPKTSVGKFDKKVLRERYKDYKLPTAE; encoded by the coding sequence ATGTCTAAAGAGAATAGCTTAGGGTGGGGATTTGCTGTTAGGGGGAAGGTTGAGGTGAGTGTTGTAAAAGGGTTTCCCAGCACCATGATGGACGACTACCAGCTGAACGTGATAAAGGTCCTAGAGAACGCCGCTAAAATCTATGGTAAGAAGGAGGTTGTATCGAGGAGAGTAAGTGACGGGAGCATTTTCCGCTACACGTACAAGGATGCTTGGGAGAGGGTTCAGAGGGCTGCCAACTTCTTGGTTAACGAGTTGGAAGTCAAGCCCGGAGATAGAGTTGGTGTCATAGGGTGGAATACGCACAGGTTCTTCGAGCTTTACTACGCTGTACCAGGCATAGGCGCCGTGGTGCACGAAATAAATCTTAGGTTGAGCCCGGACGACCTAGTGTACATAATAAACCATGCGGGCGACAAGGTACTTTTCCTAGACGACGGGCTTGTCAGACTGCTGGTCGAAGGAATAAAGGATAGGCTTGAGACCGTTGAGAAGTTCGTGGTGATGAGTGACAGCAAAGAGGTTGAGACAAGCCTCAAGCCGGCCTACAACTACGAGGCTTTAATGGATAGCGCAAAGCCGAGTTTCAAGTTCCCTGTTATAGACGAGCGCAGCGGCGCCGCAATGTGTTACACCACGGGCACGACTGGTAGGCCGAAGGGCGTTGTTTACAGTCACAGGGCGTTGATCCTCCACTCGATAGTGGCAGGTTTACCTTCAACCATAAATGTGAGTGAAAAGGACGCCATGCTGGTTTTAGTGCCCATGTTCCACGTCAACGCGTGGGGGATGCCGTACGGCGCCCCAGCGGTTGGAGCCAAGCTGATCTTCCCGGCACAGTTCTATGCACCCGACATGATACTTGAACTCATAGAAAAGGAGAAGGCCACTATAGCGGCATCGGTTCCGACAATATGGATCATGGTAGTAGACTACTTGAAGAAGACGGGTAAAAAAGTTGATCTCACCGGTCTCAAAGTGGTTTTCGGCGGCAGCGAGCCGCCGCTGGCTCTCATGAAAGCTCTAGCCGAAATGGGAGCGACTGTCCAGCACGCCTGGGGGATGACGGAGACAACGCCTCTGGGAACGGCGAACATAATAAAGAGTTACCTTGAGGAGACTCTTTCAGAAGAGGAGAGGTGGAAGCTAATGACCAAGCAGGGATTAGCTGCGCCGCTACTGGAGATCAAGATAGTCGACGAAGCTGGAAACGAGCTACCGTGGGACGGTAAAACACCGGGAGAGCTGCTGATAAGGGGGCCGTGGGTGACCAAGAGCTACTACAACGATGAAAGGTCTAAGGATGCACTTCTAGACGGGTGGTTCAGGACGGGCGACATAGCCACAATAGACCCCGAAGGATACGTCAAAATTGTCGATAGAGCTAAGGACTTGATCAAAAGTGGAGGGGAATGGATTAGCAGCGTTGACCTCGAAAATGCCATAATGGCTCACCCCGGCGTCAAGGAAGCCGCGGTGATAGCCGTCAAGCACCCGAAATGGCAGGAGAGACCCCTAGCCGTAGTTGTTCCGAGGGACGAGTACAAGGGCAAGCTGACAAAGGAGGAGATAATAGAGTTCATTAGACCGAAGTTCGCCAAGTGGTGGCTCCCAGACGACGTGATCTTCGTCAACGAAATACCCAAGACCAGTGTAGGGAAATTCGACAAAAAAGTTCTAAGAGAGAGGTACAAGGACTACAAGTTACCGACAGCCGAGTAA
- a CDS encoding CoA-binding protein: MKAAGGVRLTASSRFESLEKMFNPSSVAVIGASDNPFKMGYYCVKSLLSFKGKLYPVNPTRDAVQGLKAYPSVLEIPGEVDLAVVVTPAQHVLEVVEECADKGVKGVVVITAGFREIGEEGARLQEEMVKVARRSGMRILGPNTFGFVNPHVGVNATFTDVLGELRAGNISVVTQSGGVCHLFCYEAITQGLGVRLAVGLGNRCDIDFPEMVEYLARDEKTKVIALHIEGLDDPRSFLRSVREAVKVKPVIVYKVGRSRVDREALSHTGSMAGDYRLYDALFKQAGAITVESITELYDAAKALSMARPPRGSNVAIVSVQAGPAIIISDVCKSNGLNVPEFSRETREKIENLLPPMTIRSNPVDLAFAYDPRLGLEAVRLALQDSNIDMLIFFHLFHPAVPSLSKVLVALAKESGKPVLVAAHSPHNLLKSEIEELERNGIPVYPTPERAAKAAAYLAKYRQIALKKATELHPKDIRENRNR; the protein is encoded by the coding sequence GTGAAGGCGGCTGGAGGCGTTAGGTTGACTGCTTCAAGCAGATTTGAATCACTAGAAAAGATGTTTAATCCTAGCTCTGTCGCAGTTATAGGTGCGTCCGACAACCCGTTCAAGATGGGCTACTACTGCGTCAAAAGCCTGCTCAGCTTTAAGGGCAAGCTCTATCCGGTTAACCCGACAAGGGATGCTGTTCAAGGTTTGAAAGCCTACCCGTCAGTTCTCGAGATTCCAGGTGAAGTTGACTTAGCCGTTGTTGTGACTCCGGCGCAGCACGTGCTCGAAGTCGTAGAGGAGTGCGCGGATAAAGGTGTTAAGGGCGTGGTGGTTATAACCGCGGGCTTCAGAGAGATCGGAGAGGAAGGCGCTAGGCTCCAGGAGGAGATGGTTAAAGTTGCCCGCCGCTCCGGCATGAGAATCCTCGGACCAAACACCTTCGGCTTCGTAAACCCTCACGTGGGCGTGAACGCCACATTCACTGACGTGTTAGGCGAGCTTAGAGCTGGGAACATATCGGTTGTCACGCAGAGCGGGGGCGTATGCCACCTCTTCTGCTACGAAGCTATAACTCAAGGGTTAGGGGTGAGGCTGGCCGTCGGGCTCGGGAACAGGTGCGACATAGACTTCCCCGAGATGGTGGAGTACCTTGCCCGCGACGAGAAGACCAAGGTTATAGCGTTACACATAGAGGGACTAGACGATCCTCGCAGCTTCCTCAGGTCTGTGAGGGAGGCCGTCAAGGTTAAACCCGTGATAGTGTACAAGGTCGGGAGGTCTAGGGTTGACAGGGAAGCCCTATCCCACACGGGGTCGATGGCTGGAGACTACAGGCTCTACGACGCCCTCTTCAAGCAAGCGGGAGCGATAACCGTTGAGAGCATCACCGAGCTCTACGATGCTGCGAAAGCTCTATCCATGGCTAGACCTCCAAGAGGCAGCAACGTCGCAATAGTGTCAGTACAAGCCGGCCCAGCCATAATAATATCAGACGTCTGCAAGAGCAACGGTTTAAACGTGCCCGAGTTCAGCAGGGAGACTAGAGAAAAAATAGAGAACCTGCTTCCACCAATGACCATAAGGTCGAACCCAGTAGACTTAGCCTTCGCTTACGATCCAAGGCTCGGACTCGAAGCCGTAAGGCTCGCGTTGCAAGACAGCAACATAGACATGCTCATATTCTTCCACTTGTTCCACCCGGCAGTCCCCTCACTATCCAAAGTACTAGTAGCCCTAGCCAAGGAAAGCGGAAAACCAGTACTCGTCGCCGCCCACTCGCCACACAACCTGCTAAAAAGTGAAATAGAGGAACTTGAGAGAAACGGGATACCAGTATACCCCACCCCTGAAAGAGCAGCTAAAGCCGCAGCATACCTAGCAAAGTACAGACAAATCGCTCTCAAAAAAGCCACAGAACTCCACCCAAAAGATATCCGTGAAAACAGAAACCGCTAA